GGCGACGTCCGCGAGACCTATGCCGATATCTCCCGCGCCGCCCGCGATTTCGGTTTTGCACCGGAGATTTCGCTGGGCGAGGGGATTTCCCGTTTCGTCGACTGGTTCCGGCGCTATCATCGCATCTAGCGATGAAGACAGGCATGCACCGGCACACCCGGACCCTCTTGGCGATTTCGGCAATGCTCGCGATCCTTGCGCCCGCGAGCGCCAGTCCGCCGGAGGCGGACGCGGTCGCCGCCGCATTGCGCGGCGGCAACGCCTCCAGCGCGGTCGCACGCGCGACCCAGGCGCTCGAGGATCCCGCTCTGACGGCGACCGATCGCGCACGCGTGTTGATGGATCGCGGACTGGCGCATGAGATGCTCGGCGAGCATGACGCGGCGCTCGTCGATTTCACCGTCGCGATCAACGGTCACGACCTGCCGCATCCCGAGCAGGCCCGCGCGCTGTATAATCGCGGCGTTGCATTGGACGAGTTGGGCCGCACCGAGGACGCGGCGGGTGACTATACCGCCGCGATCGGGCTCGATCCGCACTTTGCCGCCGCGCTCAACAATCGCGGCAATGCCTGGCGCCGGCTGGGCAAGCTTGCCGAGGCGCGCGCCGACTACCAGGCGTCGATCGCGGCCGGCAATCCGCACCCCGAATATCCCGATTACGGTCTCGGACAGATGGCGGAGGCGGCCGGCGATGGCGCGGCGGCCCGCACCTATTATCGCGCCGCGCTCGCCGCCAATCCGCAATTCGCGCTGGCGCGCCAGCGCCTGGCCGCGCTGGCGGCCGCGCCGGCGATCCCATCCAAGCCGGTGGCGGACCATTCCGCCGCCGACGCACCCGTGGTCTTGAAACCGCCGCCCGACGGTCCGGCAGACGCCGCGCCGGCGCCGGACGGCGATGCCCCCATCCACCTCAGGCCGCCGCGAGGCATGCGGCCCGACGACGCACCGATCCAGCTCAAGCCGCCGGAAACGATCCAATTGAAGCCGCCGCCGCACCGGCGCCCCGGCGCGACCGTCGATCTCAAGCCGGCAATCAGCGACGGCGGCCCGGCGGGCGCCAGACAGATCGTCCAGCTCGGCGCTTGGCGCAGCCAGGCCGACGCCGCCATCGCCTGGAGCCGCATCGCGCGCGCCACGGGCGAAGCTTTGGCCGGCCTGACGCCGCAGATCGTGGCGGTCGATCTCCCCGGCAAAGGCCGCTATTACCGCCTGCGCACCGGCCCGGCCGATCCGGGCCTCTGTGCCGTGCTGCGCGCCAGGGGCGCTGCGTGCGTGCCGGTGAAGGACTAAGAAACGAACGGGGACGATATGTCGGGAATCACCGCCTACGGCGCTTATATCCCGCGCCGGCGCCTGCAGCGCAAAGCCGTCGCCGCCGCCAATGCCTGGTTCGCCCCGAACCTCGTCGGCGGCGCCAAGGGCGAGCGCGCCATGGCCAATTGGGACGAGGACGCCGTGACCATGGCCTTCGAGGCCGGGCGCGATTGCCTGCCGGCCGGCGATCCCGCAAAGGACCGTGCGCATGTCGATGCGATCTATTTCGCCTCGACCACCCTGCCTTTTGCCGAGCGCCAGAATGCCGGAATCGTGGCGGCCGCGCTCAACCTGCGCGAAGAGATCGCCTCGGTCGACATCGCCGCGTCGCAGCGCGCCGGCACCACAGCGCTGATCGCGGCGCTGGATGCGGTGCAGGGCGGACGGCTGTCGTCGCCGCTGCTGGTCGCCGCCGACAAGCGCAAGACCCGCGCTGCCTCGGCGCAGGAGCTGGCCTATGGCGACGCGGCCGCCGCGTTCACCTTGGGACGCGACGGCGTCATCGCCGAATTCCTCGGCGCACATACGCTGACTCTTGATTTCGTCGACCGCTTCCGCGGTGAAGGCGAGGATTTCGACTATGGCTGGGAGGAGCGCTGGATCCGCGACGAGGGCTACAGCAAGATCGTTCCGGCCGTCGTCAAAGGGCTGCTCGAGAAGCTCGGGCGCGCGCCCGGCGATGTCGCGCATCTGATCCTGCCATGCCCCTTCGCCAAGCTCGACCAGGCCCTGGCCCGGCAATGCGGCATCGATCCCTCCAAGGTGCGCGACAATCTCGCCGCGACGGTCGGGGACACGGGCGCCGCGCATGCCTTGCTGATGCTCGCGCATGTGCTGGAGACCGCGAAGCCCGGCGAGAAAATTCTCGTCGTGCAGTTCGCCCAGGGCGCCGATGCGCTCCTCTTCGAAGTCACGCCGCGCATCGCCGATCTTCCGGCGCGTGGCGGCGTCGGCGGCAGCCTGGCGCGCCGCAAGGAAGAAACCAACTACATGAAGTTCCTCGGCTTCAACGGCCTGATCGAACTCGAGAAAGGCATGCGCGCGGAGGTCGACAAGCGCACCGCCCTCACCGTGCTCTATCGCAAGAGCGACATGCTGCTGAGCCTCTCGGGCGGCAAATGCCGGGTCTGCGGCACGGCGCAATTTCCCAAGAGCCGCATCTGCGTCAACCCGAACTGCAAGGCGGTCGACAGCCAGGACGATCACGGCTTCTCCGAACAGCAGGGCTCGGTGCTGTCCTGGTCGGCCGACTTCCTGACTTACTCGATGGATCCGCCGAGCCATTACGGCATGATCACCTTCGCGGAAGGCGGGCGGCTGATGGCCGACATCACCGATGTGGAGCAGGGCCAGATCGACACCGGCGCCAAGGTCCGGATGGCCTTCCGGATCAAGGATTTCGACCCTAAGCGCGGGTTCGTCCGCTATTTCTGGAAGGCGGTGCCCGTCTGACGGAGCGCAATTCGGAAAAGTGGACGCCGGTTTTCCGTAAAATTGCGCGACAATCAAAGAATCCAGGGCGTGATCCGATGCGGTTGAATCGAATCACGCCCTGGGGCTTTTCCGCCAGCGGATACCGGTGCATCTTCGACCGAAAATATCCGGGAGAGCGCCATGCCCTATGTCGAAAACCGCATCGTCCACGACGCCGACTCGCATCTGATGGAGCTGCCGGACAGCCTCGATGCCTATTTCGACCCCAAATACCGCGCCGCCTATGACGCCCTGCCCAAGCTGCAGAAGAATCCGCGCGATGCCGGCTGGGTGAAGAAAGCGCACGCCCAGCACGACGATGCCGATTTTCGCGCCGGCGCCGATACCAACGTCCTGCTGCGCAAGAATTACGAGGCGCATGGCTCCTTCCGGCGCGCGGATCGTCCGCGCACGCTGGACAATCTCGGCTTCGCGAGCCAGCTCATCTTCACCACCTGGTGTCTCGGCAATTTCGGGCTCGACGAGAGCGGTCCCGTCGATCTCGCCTATGCCGCCGCGCAGGCCCACAACCGGATGATGGTCGATTTCTGCGCCGTCGACCGCCGCTTCCTCGGCACCGGCTATGTCCCGCTGGTCGATTTCGCTCTGGCGAAGGCTTGCGCGCGCGACGCGATCGACCTCGGCTGCAAGGCGCTGCTCGTTCCCTCCAAGCCGCCGCACGGCCATTCGCCGAGCCATGTCGCGCACGATCCGATCTGGGCGATGGCGCAGGAAGCGGGCCTGCCCATCGTCTTCCACGTCGGCGGCGAAGAGAAGCTTAAGCCCGACTATTTCGAGAACGGCCTGCCGCGAGTGAAGGATTTCCATGGCGGCGAGGAGAATTTCACCTCGGTCAGCTACATGCCGATCCCGCATTCGGTCGAGCTCACGCTGGCGGCGATGATCTTCGACGGCGTGCTGGATCGTTTCCCGAAGCTAAAATTCGGCGCCATCGAGCTGGGCGCCTCGTGGGTGCCCGGCTGGATGCGCAACATGGATTCCGCGGCGCTGGCCTTCGCCAAGAACGAGGAGCGCCTTCGGAAGCTTTCGATGAAGCCGAGCGAGTTCGTGACGCGCCAAGTCCGCGTCACGCCTTATCCACATGAGGACACCGGCTGGATCATCCGCAATTCCGGCGACGAGGTCTGCCTGTTCTCATCCGACTTCCCGCATGTCGAAGGCGGCCGCAATCCGTTGAAGCGCTTCGGCGAATCCCTGACGGGCTGCACGGACCGCCAGGTCGACCGCTTCTACTGCGAAAACTTCATCGACCTGATGGGCGAGGGCCTCGCGGCCGACCTGCGGCGGCCGCGACCTCGGCAGGCCGCCTGATCCCGACAAAAGCGATAACACCCCGCAACGAACCGCCCGCTCAATCGTTCTGCGTAAAGCGTATTTGCGTCACGATCTTCGGCTATCTGACGCGAAACCGGGCGCAACGTGAGGGGCGATAATGAACAAAGCGGGCTGGCTTGCGCAGGCGTCCCTGGCCGCGGCGCTGTGCCTGGCGGAGCCTGCTTCGGCGTCCCCTTGGGCGGAGGTCGGTGACGCACAGCTGCGCTCGGACATCGAAATCCTCGCCGCGGCCGGCGCCATCGACGGCATCACCACCCACTGGCCGCTGCCCTGGGCGAGCATCGCCGCGCGCCTGCGCAAGCCCGATGCGCTCGCGGGCCAACCGGCCTATGTGCGGGCTGCCGCCGACCGCGTGATGAGCGTGGCCGAGTTCCAAACGCGGACCGGGGACCTGCGCGCGACTCTCACCGCCGACGCGGCCAGCACGCCCAGCGTGGTCCGGGGCTTCGATGGTCTCGGGCGCGAGACGGCACAGGGCCAGCTTTCTCTCGAATATATGACGCCGGACACGGCGGTACGCCTGTCGGCGGGTGCCGAACTGCACGACCACACCGGCCGCGTGGCCTTCGTGCCGGACGGCAGCTATGTCGCGCAAAAGATCGGCGGCGCGGTGATCTATGGCGGCTACGTCACGCATTGGTGGGGACCGGGCTGGATTTCGGCGCTGTCGCTCTCCAACAATGCGCGGCCGATGCCGCAGATCGGCATCGCGCGCGGCGACACCGATGCGTTCGAGACGCCATGGCTTTCCTGGATCGGACCTTGGCAGCTGGAATTCCTGGTGGGGTTGCTCGACGACAGCCGTGCCGCGAACAACACGGTCTATGATGGCCTGCGCTTCACCTTCAATCCGCTGCCGGGCCTCGAGATCGGCCTCGCGCGCACACAGGAACTGTGCGGCAGCGGCCATCCCTGCGTGCCGTTGAAATACTATTTCGAGTTCGCCAATGACAGCGGCCACGCCAACCATACCAATGACGAGGGCCTGATCGACGTCAAATACAGCACGATCCTCGGCGGCGTGCCGTTCGAAGTCTATACCCAAGCGATGAACGAGGATTCCGATCCGATCAGCCATTCCGTCACGAGCCATCTGTTCGGCGCCAGCCTGTGGCTGCCGCTGCGCGGCAATCCCCTGCGCCTGACCGCCGAATACACCGACAGCGTGCCGACCATCGACATTTTCAGCTTCGGGGACGTGCTCCACGGCGCCGCTTACAACAATGCGGGTTATGTGGACGGCATGCGCTATCGCGGTCGCACCCTCGGCTTCAGCCTCGACAGCGATTCGACGCTCCTGACCTTGCAGGGCGCCTGGCGGGACTCCGACGGCTGGTCCTATCAGCTGACCTTCCATCACGCCGCGGTGTCCGATCCCGACAACACGCTCGGCAATGCGGTCACGGCCGCGCCCGTCCACATCAACATGGGAGAGGCGCGGGTCGCCTTTCCGCTGCGCGGCATGCGGATCGAACTGGCCGGCCGGCTGCAGGACGACCAGCCGCGGCCGGACCGCGGCTTCCAGGCCTCGATCGAAGCGGCGCTGACCTTCACTTTGTGATCCCCGGAATTTGACTTATCCAACAGCGCGCCGGCGGGGTTATACTGCGCCGGCGCAGGGCCTCGGTCGGCTTGTCGCGGGCAGGGAGATCTCTGTCGCGCGCCAAGCCAAAACAATACGATGTATTGGAGGCGGCGAGCGGCCCGCTATATGTGGTGGGTTGCAACCTGAAGGGACGACGCAGGTATGGCTAGCGGCATCAAGGACAAGGTCGCCATTCTGGGCATGGGCTGCTCCAAATTCGGCGAGCGCTGGGAGTCGGGCGCCGAGGAGCTGATGGTCGAGGCCTATCTCGAGGCGCTCCAGGATGCCGGCGTCGAGACCAGCCAGATTCAGGCTGCCTGGTTCGGCACCGCCATCGAGGAGCAGCATGTCGGCAAGGGCGGCACCCCGCTCTCCATTGCCCTGCGCCTGCCCAACATCCCCGTCACCCGGGTCGAGAATTTCTGCGCCAGCGGCTCCGAAGCCTTCCGCGGCGCGGTCTATGCCGTGGCGGCCGGCGCCTGCGACATCGCGCTGGCGCTGGGCGTGGAGAAGTTGAAGGACACCGGCTATGGCGGCTTGCCGCAGCGCGAGGGCGCGACGCTGGCGCCGCTCTGGGCTGCCAATGGCTCGGCGCCGGGCAATTTCGCCCAGCTCGCCTCCGCCTATCGCGCCAAGCACGGCGTCTCGAAGGAAGATCTCAAGCGCGCCATCGCACATGTCTCGGTCAAGAGCCATGCCAACGGCGCCAAGAATCCCAAGGCCCATCTCCAGAAGCCGATCACCGAGGAGCAATGCCTCAACGCCCCGATGATCGCCGAGCCGTTGGGTCTGTTCGATTGCTGTGGCGTGTCGGACGGCGCGGCCTGCGCCATCGTGACCACGCCGGAGATCGCGCGCGCGATGGGCAAGAAGAACGTCGTGACCGTGAAGGCGCTGCAGCTCTCGCTCTCGAACGGGCTGGAGAGCCAGCACAATTCCTGGGACGGCAGCTATTTCCACACCGCGCGCATCGCCGCCAAGCGCGCCTATGACGAGGCCGGGATCCGTGACCCGCGCGACGAGATATCGATGATGGAAGTGCACGATTGCTTCTCCGTCACCGAACTCGTGACGATGGAAGACTTGCATATCAGCCGGGAAGGCGAAGGCTGGAAGGACGTGCTGAACGGTTTCTACGACGCCGACGGCCAGGTGCCGTGCCAGATCGACGGTGGCCTCAAATGCTTCGGTCATCCCATCGGCGCCAGCGGCCTGCGCATGCTCTATGAGATGTACCTGCAGCTCCAGGGCCGCGCCGGCGCCCGCCAGCTCAAGGATCCGAGGATCGGTATGACGCACAATCTCGGTGGCGCGCCGGCGTCCAATGTCTGTTCGGTGGCGATCATCGGGGCACAGGGCGCCTGACGCGATGGCGACGCACATCTATCCGGTCATCCTCTCCGGCGGCAGCGGGACGCGGCTATGGCCGTTGTCGCGCGCGGCCCTGCCCAAGCAGCTTCTCGCCTTGAACG
The nucleotide sequence above comes from Rhizomicrobium sp.. Encoded proteins:
- a CDS encoding tetratricopeptide repeat protein; its protein translation is MLAILAPASASPPEADAVAAALRGGNASSAVARATQALEDPALTATDRARVLMDRGLAHEMLGEHDAALVDFTVAINGHDLPHPEQARALYNRGVALDELGRTEDAAGDYTAAIGLDPHFAAALNNRGNAWRRLGKLAEARADYQASIAAGNPHPEYPDYGLGQMAEAAGDGAAARTYYRAALAANPQFALARQRLAALAAAPAIPSKPVADHSAADAPVVLKPPPDGPADAAPAPDGDAPIHLRPPRGMRPDDAPIQLKPPETIQLKPPPHRRPGATVDLKPAISDGGPAGARQIVQLGAWRSQADAAIAWSRIARATGEALAGLTPQIVAVDLPGKGRYYRLRTGPADPGLCAVLRARGAACVPVKD
- a CDS encoding OB-fold domain-containing protein, with the translated sequence MSGITAYGAYIPRRRLQRKAVAAANAWFAPNLVGGAKGERAMANWDEDAVTMAFEAGRDCLPAGDPAKDRAHVDAIYFASTTLPFAERQNAGIVAAALNLREEIASVDIAASQRAGTTALIAALDAVQGGRLSSPLLVAADKRKTRAASAQELAYGDAAAAFTLGRDGVIAEFLGAHTLTLDFVDRFRGEGEDFDYGWEERWIRDEGYSKIVPAVVKGLLEKLGRAPGDVAHLILPCPFAKLDQALARQCGIDPSKVRDNLAATVGDTGAAHALLMLAHVLETAKPGEKILVVQFAQGADALLFEVTPRIADLPARGGVGGSLARRKEETNYMKFLGFNGLIELEKGMRAEVDKRTALTVLYRKSDMLLSLSGGKCRVCGTAQFPKSRICVNPNCKAVDSQDDHGFSEQQGSVLSWSADFLTYSMDPPSHYGMITFAEGGRLMADITDVEQGQIDTGAKVRMAFRIKDFDPKRGFVRYFWKAVPV
- a CDS encoding amidohydrolase family protein; this translates as MPYVENRIVHDADSHLMELPDSLDAYFDPKYRAAYDALPKLQKNPRDAGWVKKAHAQHDDADFRAGADTNVLLRKNYEAHGSFRRADRPRTLDNLGFASQLIFTTWCLGNFGLDESGPVDLAYAAAQAHNRMMVDFCAVDRRFLGTGYVPLVDFALAKACARDAIDLGCKALLVPSKPPHGHSPSHVAHDPIWAMAQEAGLPIVFHVGGEEKLKPDYFENGLPRVKDFHGGEENFTSVSYMPIPHSVELTLAAMIFDGVLDRFPKLKFGAIELGASWVPGWMRNMDSAALAFAKNEERLRKLSMKPSEFVTRQVRVTPYPHEDTGWIIRNSGDEVCLFSSDFPHVEGGRNPLKRFGESLTGCTDRQVDRFYCENFIDLMGEGLAADLRRPRPRQAA
- a CDS encoding capsule assembly Wzi family protein, yielding MNKAGWLAQASLAAALCLAEPASASPWAEVGDAQLRSDIEILAAAGAIDGITTHWPLPWASIAARLRKPDALAGQPAYVRAAADRVMSVAEFQTRTGDLRATLTADAASTPSVVRGFDGLGRETAQGQLSLEYMTPDTAVRLSAGAELHDHTGRVAFVPDGSYVAQKIGGAVIYGGYVTHWWGPGWISALSLSNNARPMPQIGIARGDTDAFETPWLSWIGPWQLEFLVGLLDDSRAANNTVYDGLRFTFNPLPGLEIGLARTQELCGSGHPCVPLKYYFEFANDSGHANHTNDEGLIDVKYSTILGGVPFEVYTQAMNEDSDPISHSVTSHLFGASLWLPLRGNPLRLTAEYTDSVPTIDIFSFGDVLHGAAYNNAGYVDGMRYRGRTLGFSLDSDSTLLTLQGAWRDSDGWSYQLTFHHAAVSDPDNTLGNAVTAAPVHINMGEARVAFPLRGMRIELAGRLQDDQPRPDRGFQASIEAALTFTL
- a CDS encoding acetyl-CoA acetyltransferase, whose protein sequence is MASGIKDKVAILGMGCSKFGERWESGAEELMVEAYLEALQDAGVETSQIQAAWFGTAIEEQHVGKGGTPLSIALRLPNIPVTRVENFCASGSEAFRGAVYAVAAGACDIALALGVEKLKDTGYGGLPQREGATLAPLWAANGSAPGNFAQLASAYRAKHGVSKEDLKRAIAHVSVKSHANGAKNPKAHLQKPITEEQCLNAPMIAEPLGLFDCCGVSDGAACAIVTTPEIARAMGKKNVVTVKALQLSLSNGLESQHNSWDGSYFHTARIAAKRAYDEAGIRDPRDEISMMEVHDCFSVTELVTMEDLHISREGEGWKDVLNGFYDADGQVPCQIDGGLKCFGHPIGASGLRMLYEMYLQLQGRAGARQLKDPRIGMTHNLGGAPASNVCSVAIIGAQGA